The window GTTCAGGAAGCAGTGGCTGGCGGAGCGCGCGTTTATTTTGGTGACAGTGCTCGTAAAGACATATTACGGGCGGTTGGCGCTGAGAAAGTTGACTTGGTTATTATCAGTTTTGCGGATGATCTTCGCGCAATTGAGGTCCTAAAAGAGCTGCGCTTACTTAACCCGAACGCCTATGTCATTGTGCGCAGTCGGGACGATCAAAACCTAAGCGCTTTGCAAAATTCCGGAGCTTCTCAGGTTGTGCCGGACACACTCGAAGCCAGTCTAATGCTTATTTCTCATGTATTAAGCCACAGCGGCATCCCGATTCGCCGTATTTTGGCGCGTCTGGACAAAGAGCGTCGTAATCATTACGGGGAAATGCACGGGTTTTTCCAGGGGTCAGAAACCGATATGGGGCCTGAAATGGTGGATAAACTGGAGTTCTTGCGCGCGGTAACGTTACCGGAGGGCGCTTGGGCGAACGGCAAAACAGTCGCGTCTCTAAATTGGGAGGAGCATAATGTTCAGCTTAAAGCGATACGCCGGGACGATGAAGAGTATCCTAACCCGGACGATGCCACCGAATTTGAATCTCAAGACGTGGTTCTGTTAGTCGGAAAACCGCGCTATGTAGAGGCGGCTGAGCGTTGGTTATTGGAGGGATAATTTAGTTTTGTAATAGTCCGTTACAACTTATTAGGGAAAAATCACAGTTCGCAACAGTTAAGGTCTAACAATTTACATTTGTTAGGTTGATAATAACACTATCAGAAATTTTAAAATTAACTAAAGCTGAGCGAACTGTGATGAAACTAAAAAAACGTGCTTTTATACCACCTCTCATTATTCTTTTGGCAATCTTGCTTGCTGTGTTAGCGAGCATGGCTGCTAAACCACCAGAAAAGAAACAGCAGCAAAAGCCTGCTGTCATGGTAGAAGTTAAAGAAATGGAAGCCCGCGATATGACCTTCCTGGTCGATTCGCAAGGCTCAGCAACGCCCAAATACTCAACCACACTGTTGGCAGAAGTCAGCGGACAAATAGTCGATGTCGCAGACAAATACAACGCTGGTGGCTTTTTTAAAAAAGGCGAGATGCTTTTACAAATTGACCCTTCTGACTATGAGGTGGCGGTTCAGCAGGCTCGAGCGCAGTTGTTGCAAGCTCAGGCCGCGTTGGAAGAAGAGAAAGCCCGGGCACGAGTCGCTGAAGAAGAGTGGTCACAGTTTACTGAAGGCGAAGCGCCGGCACTGGGCTTACGCAAGCCCCAGTTAGCTAGCGCGTTAGCCGCTTTAGAATCGGCAGAAGCCAACCTAGCTATGGCGGAGCGTAATTTAGAGCGAACCACTATAAAAGCGCCTTATGACAGTGTCATGAGAAGCAAGCAGGCTGACTTGGGTCAGTTTGTTGGAGCGGGGGCGCAAATTGCTACATTGTTCGGCACTGAAGTGGCAGAAATTCGTTTGCCGCTTAGTGACCTGGATGTTACTTACCTTAATCTGCCGGAAGAGTCTCAAACTGAACCTAGAGTGTTACTGGAGTCACAGGTGTCTGGTGTCGATGCGCAATGGCTAGGAAAGCTGGTCAGAACAGAAGGTGTGCTGGATGAAGCAAGCCGAGTTATTTACGGCGTAGTTCAAGTAGAAGACCCTTATAACCTTAAAGGACAAACACACGAAGAGCCGTTGCGTTTTGGTCGTTTTGTGCAGGCGCAGATAGAAGGCCAGCAAGTCAGTGGG is drawn from Idiomarina piscisalsi and contains these coding sequences:
- a CDS encoding efflux RND transporter periplasmic adaptor subunit; the encoded protein is MKLKKRAFIPPLIILLAILLAVLASMAAKPPEKKQQQKPAVMVEVKEMEARDMTFLVDSQGSATPKYSTTLLAEVSGQIVDVADKYNAGGFFKKGEMLLQIDPSDYEVAVQQARAQLLQAQAALEEEKARARVAEEEWSQFTEGEAPALGLRKPQLASALAALESAEANLAMAERNLERTTIKAPYDSVMRSKQADLGQFVGAGAQIATLFGTEVAEIRLPLSDLDVTYLNLPEESQTEPRVLLESQVSGVDAQWLGKLVRTEGVLDEASRVIYGVVQVEDPYNLKGQTHEEPLRFGRFVQAQIEGQQVSGVMEVPTYAINPDGTVWTVADGRKLQKKEIEVIRTQANTSIVSDGLEEGDLVVLTQLKNALNGMKIRLEGDPLPEQMETSANNEETVAANDNEQGE